GAACCGGGCCCCGCAGCAGTGGGCCGACCTACAGGCCGAGGTCCAGGCCGCGATGGACGAGGGTGTCGACCCGCCCGACCCCCGCGCCGGCGCGCTCGCCCGGCGCTGGTTCGACCTGGTCTCGGCGTTCACCGGCGGCGACCCGGAGATTTTCAAGTCGCTCAACCGGATGTACGCGAACGAGGACCGCATACGCGACATGGACGTCGCCGCGATGCGCCCCATGATCGCCTGGATCGGCGAGGCGGCCGAGGCGGCGGGCGTCCGACATCCGGGAATGTGACGCCCGCCGGGGCTCGCGTCACTCCGCGGGCTCGATCACGACGATTTCATGGACGTCGACCTTCGGGACGGTGAGCCGGATGCGGCCGTCCTCGTAGGTGAACGGCAGGTCGACGCCGGCCGGTTGGAGCGAGACCTTCGCCGGCCTGGACGCGACGCGGATCGCCACGCCCAGCGGGCCGACGGGGGGGATCGCGTCGAAGACGGGCTCGGTGCGGTGGGGGCCCGAGGTGTTGACCAGGTTGACCAGCAGCTTCCCCCCCTTGCGGGCGAGGTGGACGTCGACGCCGGCCTCGGTCGAGCCGTTGACGACGGCGATCGGCTCGGGGGCCAGCTCGCGGACCAGGTCGTCGAGGAATCGCCGAGCGGTCGCGTCGGGCTGGTGGGAGTACGCCCGGCCCATCGGGAAGAAGGTCGCGGCGATCCGGCCCTTGCCGAGCGTCGCGACGGCCGCGGCGGGCCGGGTCGGGGACGAGGCGTCGGCCGTCTCGCGTAGCGTCCCGAACGGCTTCGCCTTCGGGCCGAGCGTCACGGTCGGGGCGCGGCCGGGCAGGTCGACCGCCGTCCCGCCGTGGGCGAGGTGGACTTCCCACGATCCGGCCGGGTCGATCTTCGCGTCGAGCGCTTCGGCGAACAAAGATGCGGAGTCGGGCCCGACGAGCAGCAGGTTGCCGCCGTTCCGGGCGTAGTCGAGCAGGTTGACGCGGAACGCCGGGTCGAGATAGTCTCACTCGGGGACCACGATCAGGGGGTACTCGGCGAGCCGGCCGGCGAGCTGGTGTTCGCCGAGGACCTCGACCGAGCGTCGGGCTTCCAGCAGGGCCGCGAGCACCCCGCCCAGGCGTTCGTTGTCGCGGCCGAAGAGCTGGTCGACGCGCCGGTAGTGCGCGGGGGTCGAGAACAGGAGGCCGACCTGCGGGACGGCCTGGGAGTGGTGGCAGAGGGCCTGACGGGCCCGGCAGAAGGCGGCGACCTCGGCCATGGCGGGCATCCGCGCGAGGTCGACGGAGCCGTCGCGGTTCTGCGTGAAGTACGCCTGGAAGCCGCCGCCGAGGGCGAGGATCACGGCCGCCTCGCGCTGCAGCTGCACGGCCGACTTGGTGTTGCGGCCGGGCGTGGTGGTCTGGCTGGGGACGGTCGTGAAGCTCCAGGCCATGAGGTCCCAGGGGACGCCCTGGCGGGCCAGGTAGCGGCCCGACAGCCGCGCCGAGTTGACGCTGTCCTGGGGCGAGAAGTCGCCCGAGAGGAAGTCGACCGGGGCGGCGACGGGCTCGGGCATGTGGTCGGTGAAGGCCCAGTTGGAGCAGACCTGGAACGTCGGGTCGGTCGCCTTCACCCCCGCGACCACGCGCCGGAGGTAGCCGCGATAGGCCTGGCGGTGGAAGTCCAGGAAGGGCCGCCAGTGGGGCTCGCCCGGCCCCTTCGGCAGGGTGGAGAAGCCGGTCGCGTCGAGGAACGCCTTACGGGCGGCGTCGCCGTAGTCGGGGACCGTGGCCCAGCAGTCGCCGTCGATCCAGACGCCGTCGACGCCGTAGCCGGCCAGCTCGCGGAGCTGCGGGATGAGCAGCCCGTCGGCGTAGGGGCCGAACGGCGACGTCGCCTTGTCGTCCTTCGAACCGTCGGCGCGGGTCGCGGCCCAGTCGGGGTGGGCGTGCACGGCGTGCTCGTCGTAGATGCCCGAGTAGTGCATGTAGAGCGCCACGCCGCGGCGGGCGGTGGCCTCGCGCCAGACCTTCAGGGGGTCGCCCACGAACCCGGGGACGGGGTTCCCCACCTTCGTCGGGTAGCTCGTGTAGCCGGGGTGGCCCTTGCAGTCGGTCTGCAGGTAATCGGGCCGCACCAGGTCGATGATCCGGTCCACCATCTCCGGGGTCGTGTTCTTGCCGACCTCGTTGCAGTCGGGCCCCGCGTGGAAGTCGAAGTGGATGCCCAGGAAGCTGTCGGCCCGTTTGAGCCGGGGCGGGTCGCCGGCGAGGGCGGACGTCGCGACGAGGCCGAAGGCCAGCGCGATCGCGGAGGCGATCGGCCGGGACGCGCGGGGGCGTCGAAATCGGGGGGTGTTCATGAGGGTTTTCCGGTGGGTGGAGTGCGGAGCGGGGCGGGGGCGGGGGCGCTCGGTTCAGCGGACGCCCCACTCCCAGAGGCCGAAGGCGGTCTTGCGGTCGAGCGGGTGGCCGTTCGCCTTCAGGGCCCAGCCGGCCTGCCCGCGGTGGTGGGATTCGTGAGAGATCAGGTAGCCGAGGAACGCCGTGACGTGGGGCTTGAATCCCTTGACCCGGCCTCCCTTGGCGACGGCGTCGGCGAGGAGCCCCCCGACGGCCGCGCCGGAGGCCGTCAGAGCGGCCGCAAGGTCGGCCTTCGTCCCGGCGTCGCCCTCGACCTTCGAGAGCCCTTCGAGGAGTTCCGGGGCGGACGCCTTCAACCACATCAGCCGGACGTTGTGCATGTGGGCGAACAGGCCGAAGGCCGTGCGCCCCTTGCCGCCCAGGGAATCGGCCAGGTGCTCCTGGGCGATCGCGTCGAGCATGCACAGGTTGATCCGATTATGGATCTGCCACGTCTCCACGAGCGCGTCCGTCATGCCGACTCCCTTTCGTCTGCGATCGTTCCCCTGGCGACGGCCTCAGCGCTTGGCCTTGGTCTGGCCGCCGAAGTCGCCGGCGGGCGCGGGGACGAGCTTGATCCAGTCCATGCCGACGAGGTAGCTGCTGCTCCTGGGGTTCTTGCCGGCGATCGAGATGCTCAATACGTGCGGGCCGGCCTCGAGGTCGGCGACGCCGAGCGGGACCTCGCCCGAGTGGACGACGGACGTCGCGTAGAGGTCGATCGGCTTGCCCAGCGGCGCGCCGTCGAGCGCGAATTGCACCGTCCCGTAGTCGGAGGCCTTCGTGAAGCCGCCCCACAGGGCGTAGGAGCCGGCCTTCTCGACGGGCAGCTCCAGGTCGAGCCGGGCGTCCGGTTGGCGGACCAGCCAGAAGAGCTGCGAGAAGCCCGACCAGGCGTCGCCGAAGGGGGTCATGTCCTGATTCGGCACGTCGCCGGCCGTCTTGGCGCGGACCTTCAGCGATTCGGCCTCGATCGCGCCGGGCTCGCGCTTGATGGGCGGCCGGGCGTGGACGACCCGCGTCGACAGGTCGGGGACGGACGACGGCTCGACGGTCGCGCCGGGGGCGGCGTAGAAGTAGGCGATCGTCGCGTACTGGACCTTCACGGCCTCCCAGTGCCACAGCTCGATGTCGAACGACAGGGACTCGGCGA
The DNA window shown above is from Paludisphaera mucosa and carries:
- a CDS encoding DinB family protein — translated: MTDALVETWQIHNRINLCMLDAIAQEHLADSLGGKGRTAFGLFAHMHNVRLMWLKASAPELLEGLSKVEGDAGTKADLAAALTASGAAVGGLLADAVAKGGRVKGFKPHVTAFLGYLISHESHHRGQAGWALKANGHPLDRKTAFGLWEWGVR